The following coding sequences are from one Aeromicrobium duanguangcaii window:
- a CDS encoding Gfo/Idh/MocA family protein, protein MTRIGVVGAGKMGISHLSILGAHPDVEIAGVCDQSGYVLSVLGKYSGFPTYSTVDEMIESAQLDAVVLATPTRSHAPLVRQCAEAGLHVFCEKPFTTEASESLALAELFRERGLVGQVGYHNRFVAAFQEVKSILDAGLLGRVTHVLAESYGPVVLKPQGSTWRTQKSEGGGALYDYAAHPLNLLNWYFGDVTRSAGSVLGQVFSRQTDDEVYSNLWFGDGTTAHLSVNWSDESQRKMTTKFTIWGTGGRLNADRQEVQLYLRAGAPTGSGYQEGWNVRYTTELSEPVEFYLRGEEYSAQLDAWVRRIGEGAVAGENDFASAAATDVAIQALLRPEGAGDDAAALAPVNGAAAPRWWARWRRRKAIR, encoded by the coding sequence ATGACAAGGATCGGAGTCGTCGGCGCGGGGAAGATGGGGATCTCCCATCTGTCCATCCTCGGCGCGCACCCCGACGTGGAGATCGCCGGCGTGTGCGACCAGTCGGGCTACGTGCTCTCGGTCCTGGGCAAGTACTCGGGGTTCCCGACGTATTCGACCGTGGACGAGATGATCGAGTCGGCGCAGCTGGACGCGGTCGTGTTGGCCACGCCCACCCGCTCGCACGCGCCTCTCGTGCGCCAGTGCGCGGAGGCCGGGCTCCACGTCTTCTGCGAGAAGCCGTTCACGACCGAGGCGAGTGAGTCGCTGGCGTTGGCGGAGCTCTTCCGCGAGCGCGGACTCGTCGGCCAGGTCGGGTACCACAACCGCTTCGTGGCGGCGTTCCAGGAGGTCAAGTCGATCTTGGACGCGGGGCTGCTGGGCAGGGTCACGCACGTGCTGGCCGAGTCCTACGGGCCCGTGGTGCTCAAGCCGCAGGGCTCCACGTGGCGCACGCAGAAGTCCGAGGGCGGTGGCGCCCTCTACGACTACGCGGCGCACCCGCTCAACCTGCTCAACTGGTACTTCGGCGATGTGACCCGCTCTGCGGGCTCGGTGCTGGGCCAGGTCTTCTCGCGCCAGACCGACGATGAGGTCTACAGCAACCTGTGGTTCGGCGACGGCACCACCGCGCACCTCTCGGTCAACTGGAGCGACGAGTCGCAGCGCAAGATGACCACGAAGTTCACGATCTGGGGGACCGGCGGACGACTCAACGCCGACCGCCAGGAGGTCCAGCTGTACCTGCGGGCCGGGGCGCCTACGGGCAGCGGCTACCAGGAGGGCTGGAATGTCAGGTACACGACCGAGCTCAGCGAGCCGGTCGAGTTCTACCTGCGCGGCGAGGAGTACTCGGCCCAGCTCGACGCCTGGGTCCGGCGCATCGGAGAGGGAGCCGTGGCGGGGGAGAACGACTTCGCCTCGGCTGCCGCGACGGACGTGGCGATCCAGGCCCTGCTGCGACCCGAGGGCGCCGGAGACGACGCCGCCGCCCTCGCACCCGTGAACGGAGCCGCGGCACCCCGATGGTGGGCGCGGTGGCGGCGACGGAAGGCGATCCGATGA
- a CDS encoding glycosyltransferase family 4 protein: MRVLYDTYWWTSGPISGRVVVREILRAWRDEFPQDEFVLAVRPRDRAAVAAEFPGCRQVRIFGRPHGIATLTQYAFHARRHGVDLAYTQNFAPPGVWSAIFVHDVMYQTNPEWFTRPERAYFWLIPFFARGADLVVTSSQNEARRIRDHNPRLRRVEPVGLAVASALTDADPVMPEVARGLDGFVLTVGRLNVRKNLGIALSGALASGRLTPQRPLVVVGGEDGRSADLPAGTAWAVEQGLIRFVPRVSDAELAWLYTNADLFVCLALDEGFGLPPVEAAHFGTPVVVSDIAVFRENLGDHAIYVDPHDVEAVAEAVRSAPRDRLDVRGLFPTWHNCARNLRESIWKARQNLET, from the coding sequence ATGCGCGTCCTGTATGACACCTACTGGTGGACGTCCGGGCCGATTTCAGGGCGGGTGGTCGTCCGCGAGATCCTGCGGGCTTGGCGCGACGAGTTCCCCCAGGACGAGTTCGTCCTGGCGGTGCGGCCGCGCGATCGCGCGGCCGTGGCGGCGGAGTTCCCCGGGTGCCGGCAGGTGCGGATCTTCGGGCGGCCGCACGGCATCGCGACTCTGACGCAGTACGCCTTCCACGCCCGCCGGCACGGCGTGGACCTCGCATACACGCAGAACTTCGCGCCCCCGGGCGTGTGGTCGGCGATCTTCGTTCACGACGTGATGTACCAGACGAACCCCGAGTGGTTCACCCGACCGGAGCGCGCGTACTTCTGGCTGATCCCGTTCTTCGCCCGCGGTGCCGACCTGGTCGTGACGTCCTCGCAGAACGAGGCGCGCCGTATCCGCGACCACAACCCGCGCCTGCGCCGGGTGGAGCCCGTCGGCCTCGCGGTGGCCAGCGCCCTGACCGACGCTGACCCGGTGATGCCCGAGGTCGCACGCGGTCTCGACGGGTTCGTTCTCACGGTGGGCCGGCTCAACGTGCGCAAGAACCTGGGAATCGCGCTGTCGGGCGCTCTCGCGTCCGGGCGACTGACCCCGCAGCGCCCCCTCGTCGTGGTCGGTGGTGAGGACGGCCGGTCCGCCGACCTGCCGGCCGGGACCGCGTGGGCGGTCGAGCAGGGACTCATCCGCTTCGTGCCGCGAGTCTCCGATGCCGAACTGGCCTGGCTCTACACGAACGCGGACCTGTTCGTCTGCCTGGCGCTCGACGAGGGCTTCGGGCTGCCCCCGGTCGAGGCCGCCCATTTCGGTACCCCGGTCGTGGTCAGCGACATCGCGGTGTTCCGCGAGAACCTGGGCGACCACGCGATCTACGTCGACCCTCACGACGTGGAGGCCGTGGCCGAGGCGGTGCGGTCCGCGCCGCGTGACCGCCTCGACGTGCGCGGCTTGTTCCCGACGTGGCACAACTGTGCGCGCAACCTGCGCGAATCGATCTGGAAAGCCCGACAGAATCTCGAAACATGA
- a CDS encoding right-handed parallel beta-helix repeat-containing protein encodes MSTVVVSASSATAELEDDFTRTVANGWGRSTSGLDYKYPWGTPRGVLSTNGSQGVVDLASGTGSLVEAGVDFRDVTTSARFAVEAMPAKGNGIGPTLHTRVGSSGAYRLVTRFAANGRVAVSLDRMTAGRAVSMLATQSSSWTVAAGERVTSTLTVTGTDPVTLEGRVTAPGGQTVQLKQQDASASRIESAGPVRLETYLSSGSPRTKLLVDDWTAKAATAPAPSPAPTPTAAPRPTPVPTPTAAPASTPAPTPTPAPAPTVPATESGSSASDAGSVPLGQARYPVPAGAVFVSPSGSDSNKGTQAAPLRTITRATSVTPAGGTIVLRGGEYRESVMMPGHKALHIQNYPGEAAWLDGSQVVTGWAKSGSTWVRSGWTAEFDRSPTYTRGKADGTEPGWQFVNPAYPMAAHPDQVFVDGKPLQQVKSRDLVKAGTFYADYARDELVIGSDPAGRTVRASDLVLGLTATAPGSTVRGIGVFRYANSVPDKGVLRLYAANQTVENVIVSDSATQGIALLGSNITLRKVTSSDNGLNGIETSKTNNLMIDRVRVERNNRERFNPAPVAAGIKAHTTRGGVIKDSVFSNNHANGIWFDVSNHDIKIWNNDVSGNSDDGVILELSQKLQVINNRIVGNGVQGLFLLDSGDAQIWNNTIIGGTDPVRIHDTPRNAKDLNSAPYGYDPRQPKPDPTVTWEVFNIEMKNNVIGGQKGGWCGVFCLLNDSDSRTGAQMAKVDGNIYQRTSATAPKELIRWSGGKGVRTNYGSLTAFRTAVGGQETSGTEVATTVSALTSMLTSVLPKAGVPIPASVASVIGVPHGTVRVGQID; translated from the coding sequence GTGAGCACGGTCGTCGTCTCGGCGTCCAGCGCCACGGCCGAGTTGGAGGACGACTTCACCCGTACCGTCGCGAACGGCTGGGGACGATCGACCTCGGGCTTGGACTACAAGTACCCGTGGGGCACCCCGCGCGGGGTGCTGAGCACCAACGGCAGCCAGGGCGTCGTCGATCTCGCCAGCGGCACCGGGTCGCTCGTCGAGGCGGGCGTCGACTTCCGTGACGTCACGACGTCGGCGAGGTTCGCGGTCGAAGCGATGCCGGCCAAGGGCAACGGCATCGGCCCGACTCTGCACACGCGCGTCGGCTCGTCCGGCGCCTACCGGCTCGTCACGCGGTTCGCCGCGAACGGTCGCGTGGCGGTGTCGCTGGACCGGATGACGGCGGGTCGCGCCGTCTCCATGCTCGCCACCCAGTCCTCGTCGTGGACCGTGGCGGCCGGGGAGCGCGTCACCTCGACCTTGACGGTGACCGGCACCGACCCGGTCACGCTGGAGGGCCGGGTCACGGCTCCCGGCGGCCAGACCGTCCAGCTGAAGCAGCAGGACGCCAGCGCCTCGCGCATCGAGTCGGCCGGACCGGTCCGGCTCGAGACCTACCTCTCGTCGGGTTCGCCGCGGACGAAGCTCCTGGTGGACGATTGGACGGCCAAGGCCGCCACCGCGCCTGCGCCCAGCCCGGCGCCCACGCCGACGGCGGCTCCCAGGCCGACGCCCGTACCCACGCCAACTGCGGCTCCCGCGTCGACGCCCGCCCCCACGCCGACCCCGGCTCCCGCGCCGACGGTCCCGGCAACGGAGAGCGGCTCGAGCGCGTCGGACGCCGGATCGGTGCCGCTGGGCCAGGCCCGATACCCGGTGCCGGCTGGTGCGGTGTTCGTGTCGCCGTCGGGTTCGGACTCGAACAAGGGCACGCAGGCGGCTCCGTTGAGGACGATCACGCGGGCCACCTCGGTGACTCCGGCCGGTGGCACGATCGTGCTGCGTGGTGGCGAGTACCGCGAGTCGGTGATGATGCCGGGGCACAAGGCGCTGCACATCCAGAACTACCCGGGTGAGGCAGCGTGGCTGGACGGGTCGCAGGTCGTGACCGGCTGGGCGAAGTCCGGCAGCACGTGGGTGCGCTCGGGGTGGACCGCCGAGTTCGACAGGAGCCCCACCTATACCCGTGGCAAGGCTGATGGCACGGAGCCGGGGTGGCAGTTCGTGAACCCGGCCTATCCGATGGCCGCGCATCCGGACCAGGTGTTCGTCGACGGCAAGCCGCTGCAGCAGGTCAAGTCACGTGATCTGGTCAAGGCCGGCACGTTCTATGCCGACTATGCCCGCGACGAGCTGGTCATCGGTTCCGATCCTGCGGGCAGGACCGTCCGCGCCAGTGACCTGGTCCTCGGCCTGACGGCGACTGCTCCGGGGTCGACCGTGCGTGGCATCGGTGTTTTCCGGTATGCCAACTCCGTCCCGGACAAGGGCGTGCTGCGTCTCTACGCCGCGAACCAGACGGTGGAGAACGTGATCGTCAGTGACAGCGCCACGCAGGGCATTGCGCTGCTGGGCTCGAACATCACGCTGCGCAAGGTGACCAGCTCGGACAACGGCCTGAACGGCATCGAGACGTCCAAGACGAACAACCTGATGATCGATCGGGTGCGGGTGGAGCGCAACAACCGTGAGCGGTTCAATCCGGCGCCGGTGGCCGCGGGCATCAAGGCTCACACCACCCGTGGCGGCGTGATCAAGGACAGCGTGTTCAGCAACAACCACGCCAACGGCATCTGGTTCGACGTGTCGAACCACGACATCAAGATCTGGAACAACGACGTCTCGGGCAACTCCGACGACGGAGTGATCCTCGAGCTGTCGCAGAAGCTGCAGGTGATCAACAACCGCATCGTCGGCAACGGCGTTCAGGGTCTGTTCCTGCTCGACTCCGGCGACGCGCAGATCTGGAACAACACGATCATCGGCGGCACCGACCCGGTCCGGATCCACGACACCCCCCGCAACGCGAAGGATCTGAACTCGGCGCCCTACGGCTATGACCCGCGTCAGCCGAAGCCGGACCCGACGGTCACGTGGGAGGTCTTCAACATCGAGATGAAGAACAACGTCATCGGTGGGCAGAAGGGTGGCTGGTGTGGTGTGTTCTGCCTGCTGAACGACTCCGACTCGCGCACCGGGGCGCAGATGGCCAAGGTCGACGGCAACATCTACCAGCGCACCAGCGCCACGGCTCCCAAGGAGCTCATCCGCTGGTCGGGCGGCAAGGGCGTCAGGACCAACTACGGCTCACTCACCGCGTTCCGCACCGCCGTCGGCGGCCAGGAGACCTCGGGCACCGAGGTCGCCACCACGGTGTCGGCGCTGACGTCGATGTTGACGTCGGTGCTGCCCAAGGCGGGGGTTCCGATCCCGGCATCGGTCGCTTCGGTGATCGGTGTCCCTCACGGCACCGTACGAGTCGGTCAGATCGACTGA